A genome region from Parafrankia irregularis includes the following:
- a CDS encoding thiolase C-terminal domain-containing protein: MTEQVVIVGAALSDCGRVDSTTPFALHQQAAARALADAGLSHTDVDGVASTGLGVLAPVELAEYLGLRPTWTDSTSVGGSAWEVMLEHAADAIRAGTATTVLLVYGSTARSDLKNRLRTANLSLSSRGPSQFEVPWGHTLIAKYAMTARRHMHEFGTTIEQLANIAVDTRFNAGLNPDAMYREPLTVDDVLAAPMVATPFTKLHCCIRSDGGGAVVLTSARRAADLPGRAVRVLGTGTASNVTTMSEWADFTRSPAEVSGRLAFSRAGLTPADVDVCQFYDSFTSTVLLTFEALGFCGRGEAGGYLEGGTMRVGGAMPTNTDGGGLSACHPGMRGIFLLVEAVRQLRGEATGRQVPDARVACVNATGGWFSSASTVLLGVD, translated from the coding sequence ATGACCGAGCAGGTTGTCATCGTCGGGGCGGCGCTGTCCGACTGTGGGCGGGTGGACTCGACGACGCCCTTCGCCCTGCACCAGCAGGCCGCGGCCCGGGCACTCGCCGACGCGGGGCTGAGCCACACAGACGTCGACGGCGTGGCCTCGACCGGCCTCGGCGTCCTCGCGCCGGTCGAGCTGGCCGAGTACCTGGGGCTGCGGCCGACCTGGACCGACTCCACCAGTGTGGGCGGCAGCGCGTGGGAGGTGATGCTCGAGCACGCAGCCGACGCGATCCGGGCCGGAACCGCGACCACCGTGCTGCTCGTCTACGGGTCGACGGCACGCTCGGACCTGAAGAACCGGCTGCGGACGGCGAACCTGTCCCTGTCCTCGCGCGGGCCGAGCCAGTTCGAGGTGCCGTGGGGGCACACCCTGATCGCCAAGTACGCGATGACGGCGCGGCGGCACATGCACGAGTTCGGCACGACCATCGAACAGCTCGCGAACATCGCCGTCGACACCCGGTTCAACGCGGGCCTCAACCCGGACGCGATGTACCGGGAGCCGCTGACGGTCGACGACGTCCTCGCCGCGCCGATGGTGGCGACGCCGTTCACCAAGCTGCACTGCTGCATCCGCAGCGACGGCGGCGGCGCGGTGGTGCTGACGTCCGCCCGGCGTGCCGCCGACCTGCCGGGCCGGGCGGTGCGGGTGCTGGGCACCGGCACCGCGAGCAACGTGACGACGATGTCGGAGTGGGCGGACTTCACCCGATCGCCCGCCGAGGTGTCCGGCCGGCTGGCCTTCTCCCGGGCCGGGCTGACCCCCGCGGACGTCGACGTCTGCCAGTTCTACGACTCGTTCACCTCGACGGTGCTGCTGACCTTCGAGGCGCTGGGGTTCTGCGGCCGCGGGGAGGCCGGCGGCTACCTGGAGGGCGGCACGATGCGGGTGGGCGGGGCGATGCCCACCAACACCGACGGCGGCGGGCTGTCGGCGTGCCATCCCGGCATGCGCGGCATCTTCCTGCTGGTCGAGGCCGTTCGCCAGCTGCGCGGGGAGGCCACCGGACGGCAGGTTCCCGACGCCCGGGTGGCCTGTGTGAACGCCACCGGGGGCTGGTTCAGCTCGGCCTCGACGGTGCTGCTCGGAGTCGACTGA
- a CDS encoding ABC transporter ATP-binding protein, with the protein MPTPTPTAAPPVTGAAPLLRLSSVSKRFGGVRALTDVDLTVAAGTVQGLIGPNGAGKTTLFDIISGITPASEGTVHFADHDVTAVSATRRARLGMRRTFQRAQVFSWLSVEDNVLAGLEWHGGGGGVLADLLSLPSRRTLEHQRRERVAEVLEWCGLTELRKVSAGALPLGQQRLLELARAIADRPRLLLLDEPTSGLAHAESDRFGELVLSLRGEGCAVVLVEHDAAFVMRTCDRITVLDLGSVLAEGTPAEIQANQAVRDAYLG; encoded by the coding sequence ATGCCGACGCCGACACCCACCGCGGCGCCGCCCGTCACCGGAGCAGCGCCGCTGTTACGCCTGTCCTCGGTCAGCAAGCGCTTCGGCGGGGTGCGCGCACTGACCGACGTCGACCTCACCGTCGCCGCCGGAACCGTCCAGGGCCTCATCGGGCCGAACGGCGCGGGCAAGACCACCCTTTTCGACATCATCTCCGGCATCACCCCCGCCTCCGAGGGAACGGTCCACTTCGCGGACCACGATGTCACCGCCGTCTCGGCCACCCGGCGCGCGCGGCTCGGCATGCGCCGCACCTTCCAGCGGGCCCAGGTCTTCAGCTGGCTGTCGGTGGAGGACAACGTGCTCGCCGGGCTCGAGTGGCACGGTGGCGGTGGCGGTGTCCTCGCCGACCTGCTCTCCCTGCCGTCGCGGCGCACGCTGGAACACCAGCGCCGCGAGCGGGTCGCGGAGGTCCTCGAGTGGTGCGGCCTCACGGAGCTGCGCAAGGTCTCCGCCGGCGCGCTGCCTCTCGGCCAGCAGCGCCTGCTGGAGCTCGCCCGTGCCATCGCCGACCGCCCCCGGCTGCTCCTGCTCGACGAGCCGACGTCCGGGCTCGCCCACGCCGAGTCCGACCGCTTCGGGGAGCTGGTGCTGTCGCTGCGGGGCGAGGGATGCGCGGTGGTGCTCGTCGAGCACGACGCCGCCTTCGTGATGCGGACCTGCGACCGCATCACCGTGCTCGACCTGGGCTCCGTCCTCGCCGAGGGCACCCCGGCCGAGATCCAGGCCAACCAGGCCGTCCGCGACGCCTACCTCGGCTGA
- a CDS encoding Rieske 2Fe-2S domain-containing protein, whose amino-acid sequence MTTSDGAPASRRGAELYGTNAVTTTADDELVGLPMPLRPDTLTDLSRRTKVRRESTPRFPFPIPNGWFIVARADEVEPGRTKSLFYFGKDLVLFRGTDGTPYLFDAYCPHLGAHLGVGGRVVDGSLQCPFHGWRFDGATGSCVEVPYDDIDYIPKTAAARTYPVVERNHMIWAWHHLEKEAPTYEVPEVEEFHDPAWLPIVVKDFEIATCCQEMAENNVDTPHFLYVHGTPAIPEQDFVIDGHYKRAVAMDGNFVREGYGLGLGVLRVKKYTTFISSTTPIDEENVHVRWIFTAPAKNGEDAAEKASRAFTDGISQDLPIWENKIYKNPPVLRPSEKAITEQRRWCQQFYSWPDGATKH is encoded by the coding sequence ATGACCACCTCGGACGGGGCCCCGGCCAGCCGTCGCGGCGCCGAGCTCTACGGAACCAACGCGGTCACCACGACCGCCGACGACGAGCTCGTCGGGCTGCCCATGCCGCTGCGCCCCGACACGCTGACCGATCTCTCCCGGCGAACGAAGGTCCGGCGGGAGAGCACGCCCCGCTTCCCGTTCCCGATTCCCAACGGCTGGTTCATCGTCGCCCGGGCCGACGAGGTCGAGCCGGGGCGCACCAAGTCCCTGTTCTACTTCGGCAAGGACCTGGTGCTGTTCCGCGGCACCGACGGCACGCCGTACCTGTTCGACGCCTACTGCCCGCACCTGGGCGCCCACCTCGGCGTCGGCGGCCGGGTCGTCGACGGGTCGCTGCAGTGCCCGTTCCACGGCTGGCGCTTCGACGGCGCCACCGGCTCCTGCGTCGAGGTTCCCTACGACGACATCGACTACATCCCGAAGACGGCGGCCGCCCGCACCTACCCGGTCGTCGAGCGCAACCACATGATCTGGGCCTGGCATCACCTGGAGAAGGAGGCGCCGACCTACGAGGTGCCCGAGGTCGAGGAGTTCCACGACCCCGCCTGGCTGCCGATCGTGGTCAAGGACTTCGAGATCGCGACGTGCTGCCAGGAGATGGCCGAGAACAACGTCGACACCCCCCACTTCCTCTACGTGCACGGCACACCGGCCATCCCCGAGCAGGACTTCGTCATCGACGGCCACTACAAGCGGGCGGTCGCGATGGACGGCAACTTCGTCCGCGAGGGCTACGGGCTGGGCCTCGGTGTGCTGCGGGTGAAGAAGTACACGACGTTCATCTCCTCGACGACACCGATCGACGAGGAGAACGTGCACGTCCGCTGGATCTTCACCGCTCCGGCGAAGAACGGGGAGGACGCGGCGGAGAAGGCCTCGCGCGCCTTCACCGACGGCATCAGCCAGGACCTCCCGATCTGGGAGAACAAGATCTACAAGAACCCGCCGGTGCTGCGCCCCTCCGAGAAGGCGATCACCGAGCAGCGCCGCTGGTGCCAGCAGTTCTACTCCTGGCCGGACGGCGCGACGAAGCACTGA
- a CDS encoding acetoacetate decarboxylase family protein has translation MGNRWVRTIEKSSEAESNVGSGLPPIPSLEVVYLTDPARLAEVLPPPLTPPEQPRVHVRVTDIDLHFGEHHYKELVGYFAVDAVHDGVTGEYPLLIPIDLESAISISREKHGEPKKLASLELTRDGDHVEGRIARNGVTFVEIVGDVAETLPVPAPYPATQWWFKFLPAVSGSGFDGDPLLVRFDQVRTPVTMERVEGKLVLRDEPTAPVVDLPVLETVSITYTTRSSANKASVVGPVDPVAFEPYAFSRYDH, from the coding sequence ATGGGCAACCGTTGGGTACGCACCATCGAGAAGAGCTCCGAGGCCGAGTCCAACGTGGGCAGCGGGTTACCCCCGATCCCGTCGCTGGAAGTGGTCTACCTGACCGACCCGGCGCGCCTCGCCGAGGTGCTGCCGCCGCCGCTCACGCCACCGGAGCAGCCACGGGTGCATGTGCGGGTCACCGACATCGACCTGCACTTCGGTGAACACCACTACAAGGAGCTGGTCGGCTATTTCGCGGTCGACGCCGTCCACGACGGGGTGACCGGTGAGTACCCGCTGCTGATCCCGATCGACCTGGAGTCGGCGATCTCGATCAGCCGGGAGAAGCACGGCGAGCCGAAGAAGCTCGCCAGCCTGGAGCTGACCCGCGACGGCGACCACGTCGAGGGCCGGATCGCGCGCAACGGCGTCACCTTCGTCGAGATCGTCGGGGACGTCGCCGAGACGCTGCCGGTGCCCGCGCCCTACCCGGCGACCCAGTGGTGGTTCAAGTTCCTGCCCGCGGTCTCCGGGTCGGGCTTCGACGGCGACCCGCTACTGGTCCGCTTCGACCAGGTGCGCACCCCGGTCACCATGGAGCGGGTCGAGGGCAAGCTGGTGCTGCGCGACGAGCCCACCGCGCCCGTCGTCGACCTGCCCGTCCTGGAGACGGTGTCGATCACCTACACGACGCGCTCCTCGGCCAACAAGGCCAGCGTCGTCGGCCCCGTCGACCCGGTGGCGTTCGAGCCGTACGCCTTCAGCCGCTACGACCACTGA
- a CDS encoding AMP-binding protein, which yields MTDGVWGSAPRHTTTELLLQRADKEPDSEYLDVCGTKLTAGEVVTAAAALGGALRELGVGPGDRVATLLENSPEALLVWWATQWAGAVAVPVNTAYKGEYLRHQLRDSGSTVLVVGADLADRAQAVSADLDGLRHVVVTGPDALEFPGATAHRLDDLLAATPLTAPVERDPSDLATFIYTGGTTGLSKGCMLSHNYHEALAQQIGYSWGRTASDVLWTPLPMFHYNALVTAVVGALVFGGRSAIYRKFSVSNFWPEMNRTGATITSTLGTMAYLLAHDVDRPEMPRSGAAQANSSLRLMGAAPLPPEVDDVIRERFGIETFSGAYGVTEASLISWQPPGVRNRPRAAGVINTRYFDVRIFDDSDVEQPRGTDGEIVIRPKLPHVMFEGYWGRPEATVEASRNWWYHTGDIGKIDEDGYLYFVDRKADYLRRRGENIASFEVERILMGHGQLADVAVHAVPSKLTEDDVKVTAILTPDATLTEEELFRWCVDALPYFALPRYIEFRAELPRSPVGRVLKRELRAEGVTAGTWDVEAAGITYDKR from the coding sequence GTGACCGACGGCGTCTGGGGCAGCGCGCCCCGGCACACCACGACCGAGTTACTGCTGCAGCGGGCCGACAAGGAGCCCGACTCGGAGTACCTGGACGTCTGTGGGACCAAGCTGACCGCGGGCGAGGTCGTCACGGCCGCCGCGGCCCTCGGCGGCGCGCTGCGGGAGCTGGGCGTCGGACCCGGCGACCGGGTCGCCACACTGCTGGAGAACTCCCCGGAGGCGCTGCTGGTCTGGTGGGCGACCCAGTGGGCGGGTGCGGTCGCGGTGCCGGTGAACACCGCCTACAAGGGCGAGTACCTGCGCCACCAGCTGCGTGACTCCGGGTCGACGGTGCTGGTCGTGGGCGCGGACCTGGCCGACCGGGCGCAGGCGGTCAGCGCCGACCTCGACGGCCTGCGCCACGTCGTGGTGACCGGGCCCGACGCGCTGGAGTTCCCCGGCGCCACGGCGCACCGGCTCGACGACCTGCTCGCCGCCACCCCGCTGACGGCCCCGGTGGAGCGCGACCCGTCCGATCTGGCCACCTTCATCTACACGGGTGGGACCACCGGGCTGTCCAAGGGCTGCATGCTCAGCCACAACTACCACGAGGCGCTCGCCCAGCAGATCGGCTACAGCTGGGGGCGCACCGCGTCCGACGTGCTGTGGACGCCGCTGCCGATGTTCCACTACAACGCGCTGGTCACCGCGGTGGTCGGGGCCCTGGTCTTCGGAGGCCGCTCGGCGATCTACCGGAAGTTCTCGGTGTCGAACTTCTGGCCCGAGATGAACCGCACCGGCGCCACGATCACCTCGACGCTGGGCACCATGGCCTACCTGCTCGCCCATGACGTCGACCGGCCGGAGATGCCGCGTTCCGGCGCGGCGCAGGCCAACAGCTCGCTGCGGCTGATGGGAGCGGCCCCGCTGCCGCCCGAGGTCGACGACGTCATCCGCGAACGGTTCGGCATCGAGACGTTCTCCGGCGCCTACGGTGTCACCGAGGCCAGCCTGATCTCCTGGCAGCCGCCCGGTGTGCGCAACAGGCCGCGGGCCGCCGGGGTGATCAACACCCGCTACTTCGACGTCCGCATCTTCGACGACTCCGACGTCGAGCAGCCGCGCGGCACCGACGGCGAGATCGTCATCCGGCCGAAGCTCCCGCACGTGATGTTCGAGGGCTACTGGGGCCGCCCCGAGGCGACGGTCGAGGCCAGCCGCAACTGGTGGTACCACACCGGCGACATCGGGAAGATCGACGAGGACGGCTACCTCTACTTCGTCGACCGCAAGGCCGACTACCTGCGCCGGCGCGGCGAGAACATCGCCAGCTTCGAGGTCGAGCGCATCCTCATGGGCCACGGCCAGCTCGCCGACGTCGCCGTGCACGCGGTGCCGAGCAAGCTCACCGAGGACGACGTCAAGGTCACGGCCATCCTCACCCCGGACGCGACGCTCACCGAGGAGGAGCTGTTCCGCTGGTGCGTCGACGCGCTGCCGTACTTCGCGCTGCCGCGCTACATCGAGTTCCGCGCCGAGCTGCCCCGCAGCCCCGTCGGCCGGGTGCTCAAGCGGGAGCTGCGCGCCGAGGGCGTGACCGCCGGCACCTGGGACGTCGAGGCCGCTGGCATCACCTACGACAAGCGCTGA
- a CDS encoding amidohydrolase family protein, whose translation MSDRYLIISTDTHAGLPPEQYREYVEPRYRQAFDDAQAADVQASALVTADDHLKFLAEWNSEIGDHGGMEGAWDPTVRTKEMDSEGVAAEVVFPDADSAGVGGVSASPFGSGLNSSGDSDPVLVMAGAKAHNRWAAEFCQSEPDRRYGIAIIPALHDVAAAVAETEWAAENGLRGGIMIPTKWGTYPAYNDPVYDPLWSVCAEAGLVVHTHSGVGPTDYTWAPGFLSIYATESYWWAARPFWALLLGGVFERHPKLKYALAENGAWWVPDILARMDAKWEGDHSTRKFGPKTFRDGMRMKPSDYYRRNVWMASSVMGPLEIDRRHDIGVDRLMWGHDYPHPEGTWPHTREWLRDRFGDVPEADTRRILGLNAAELYDFDLAKLAPVVDRIGPTVEEIHGPARDGGAA comes from the coding sequence ATGAGCGACCGGTACTTAATCATCTCCACTGACACCCACGCCGGGCTCCCGCCGGAGCAGTACCGCGAGTACGTCGAGCCCCGCTACCGCCAGGCGTTCGACGACGCCCAGGCCGCGGACGTCCAGGCGTCCGCGCTGGTGACCGCCGACGACCACCTGAAGTTCCTCGCCGAGTGGAACTCCGAGATCGGCGACCACGGCGGGATGGAGGGCGCCTGGGACCCGACCGTGCGCACCAAGGAGATGGACTCCGAGGGTGTGGCCGCCGAGGTCGTGTTCCCCGACGCGGACTCGGCGGGTGTCGGCGGCGTCTCGGCGTCGCCGTTCGGATCCGGCCTGAACTCCTCCGGTGACAGCGACCCCGTGCTGGTGATGGCCGGCGCGAAGGCGCACAACCGGTGGGCCGCGGAGTTCTGCCAGAGCGAGCCCGACCGCCGCTACGGCATCGCGATCATCCCGGCGCTGCACGACGTGGCCGCCGCCGTCGCGGAGACCGAGTGGGCGGCCGAGAACGGACTGCGCGGCGGGATCATGATCCCGACGAAGTGGGGCACCTACCCGGCCTACAACGACCCGGTGTACGACCCGCTGTGGTCGGTGTGCGCCGAGGCCGGGCTGGTCGTGCACACTCACTCCGGTGTCGGCCCCACCGACTACACCTGGGCACCCGGTTTCCTGTCCATCTACGCCACCGAGTCGTACTGGTGGGCGGCCCGGCCGTTCTGGGCCCTGCTGCTCGGCGGCGTGTTCGAGCGTCATCCGAAGCTGAAGTACGCGCTGGCCGAGAACGGCGCCTGGTGGGTGCCGGACATCCTGGCCCGGATGGACGCGAAGTGGGAGGGCGACCACTCGACCCGCAAGTTCGGCCCGAAGACCTTCCGCGACGGCATGCGGATGAAGCCGTCGGACTACTACCGGCGCAACGTGTGGATGGCGTCGTCCGTCATGGGCCCGCTGGAGATCGACCGCCGCCACGACATCGGTGTCGACCGGCTGATGTGGGGGCACGACTACCCGCATCCGGAGGGCACCTGGCCGCACACCCGCGAGTGGCTGCGCGACCGGTTCGGTGACGTGCCGGAGGCCGACACCCGGCGCATCCTCGGGCTCAACGCCGCCGAGCTGTACGACTTCGACCTGGCGAAGCTCGCGCCGGTCGTCGACCGGATCGGCCCGACCGTCGAGGAGATCCACGGCCCGGCCCGGGACGGCGGCGCGGCATGA
- a CDS encoding ABC transporter permease subunit: MTEFFNLVVAGLVTGALYAILASGLTLTYQTSGVFNFGQGGVAFSTAYLFFQLNTGQGLPVVPSAILCVGVFAPALGWLLHRILFNPLRDASIAARMVATLGLLIALPALCLWITAMLREKASLDLPTVEDVFRFPGLGPSPKEIYKLGNGLILDSDKLAILGAAIFSALLLWYLVRRTRIGLEMRASVSRPAIAALRGVDPDRASAVSWITSCGLAGLVGVLLAPMFGLANFTYNTLLFVSIPAVVLARFASIPLAMAGGLLLGVAQNLVDGYVDLDITGFPTAVPFIILFLLLFFFGAERGRSAGTTLEEKPPAEDPTEVSPWRRRALWGVVTVGLLSYTAWGATDFWAGLLAEGLATAIVLMSFTVVTGIGGMVSLAQVAFVLAGAFTTGILLSHDVPYLPALLAGVVVAALTGAVIALPTRRLGGLPLALSTLALAFIGQNLLFQIRDISNGSGGWAIPAPDLGIVDTANPRWMVVMLLVLLGLTIWLVHALRTSSTGRAMLAVRSSDVGAQTNGIAVGRMKLLVFVISAAIAGFGGVLLATTRGRVTNTDYDAFLGLVWLATTITFSIRRPAGAVLAGLVAALAPQAFENIPDSTHFMQILFGLGAIGLARDPDGALAAIGRATQQRRRRQAGSAAGATSPAPAAPSPAVAVPVGDVPTAAGALETAVEPVLRVRGLHAGYNDIEVLHGVDLVIGPGEALALLGSNGAGKTTLCAAIGGLVTPTAGIIELAGEDVTAIPAQRRRRDGIYLAPEGRGIFPDLTVEENLTIWLRDRDERDRAYEAFPSLARRRGQAAGALSGGEQQQLTLAPALVRPPRLLIADEPSLGLAPLVTEQIFAALGQLQQQGTALLIAEEKTRNALSVAGHAAFLTVGHITWAGPTSELDTEALATAYLGNATAGAAPAAPATAATAAVQVAE, encoded by the coding sequence GTGACCGAGTTCTTCAACCTGGTGGTCGCGGGGCTGGTCACCGGCGCGTTATACGCGATCCTCGCGTCCGGTCTGACCCTCACCTACCAGACCTCCGGAGTGTTCAACTTCGGGCAGGGCGGCGTCGCCTTCTCGACGGCCTACCTGTTCTTCCAGCTCAACACCGGCCAGGGCCTGCCCGTCGTGCCGAGCGCGATTCTGTGCGTCGGCGTGTTCGCGCCGGCGCTGGGCTGGCTGCTGCACCGGATCCTGTTCAACCCGCTGCGCGACGCGTCCATCGCGGCGCGGATGGTCGCCACCCTCGGCCTGCTCATCGCGCTGCCCGCGCTGTGCCTGTGGATCACCGCCATGCTGCGGGAGAAGGCCAGTCTGGACCTGCCGACCGTCGAGGACGTCTTCCGGTTCCCGGGCCTGGGGCCCAGCCCCAAGGAGATCTACAAGCTCGGCAACGGCCTGATCCTGGACAGCGACAAACTGGCCATTCTCGGCGCCGCGATCTTCTCCGCGCTGCTGCTGTGGTACCTCGTGCGCCGCACCCGCATCGGCCTGGAGATGCGCGCCTCGGTGAGCCGGCCCGCCATCGCCGCCCTGCGCGGCGTCGACCCGGACCGTGCGTCCGCGGTCTCCTGGATCACCTCCTGCGGGCTGGCCGGCCTGGTCGGCGTCCTGCTGGCCCCGATGTTCGGCCTGGCCAACTTCACCTACAACACGCTGCTGTTCGTCTCGATCCCCGCGGTGGTACTGGCGCGTTTCGCCTCCATTCCGCTCGCGATGGCCGGCGGCCTGCTGCTCGGTGTCGCGCAGAACCTGGTGGACGGCTACGTCGACCTCGACATCACGGGATTCCCGACCGCCGTCCCGTTCATCATTCTCTTCCTGCTGCTGTTCTTCTTCGGCGCCGAACGCGGCCGTTCCGCCGGCACCACCCTGGAGGAGAAGCCGCCCGCCGAGGACCCGACCGAGGTCTCGCCGTGGCGCCGGCGCGCGCTGTGGGGCGTCGTCACCGTCGGGCTGCTCTCCTACACCGCCTGGGGCGCCACCGACTTCTGGGCCGGTCTGCTCGCCGAGGGCCTGGCAACCGCCATCGTGCTGATGTCGTTCACGGTCGTCACCGGCATCGGCGGCATGGTCAGCCTCGCGCAGGTCGCCTTCGTCCTCGCCGGGGCCTTCACCACCGGCATCCTGCTCTCCCATGACGTCCCGTATCTGCCCGCGCTGCTCGCCGGGGTGGTCGTCGCCGCCCTGACCGGCGCCGTCATCGCGCTGCCGACCCGGCGTCTCGGCGGACTGCCGCTGGCGCTGTCCACGCTGGCGCTGGCGTTCATCGGCCAGAACCTGCTGTTCCAGATCCGCGACATCTCCAACGGCTCCGGCGGCTGGGCGATCCCGGCACCGGACCTGGGCATCGTCGACACCGCCAACCCCCGGTGGATGGTCGTGATGCTGCTGGTGCTGCTCGGGCTGACCATCTGGCTCGTCCACGCCCTGCGCACCTCCAGCACGGGCCGGGCGATGCTCGCCGTCCGCTCCAGCGACGTCGGCGCGCAGACCAACGGCATCGCCGTCGGGCGCATGAAGCTGCTGGTCTTCGTCATCTCCGCGGCCATCGCCGGGTTCGGCGGCGTGCTGCTCGCGACCACCCGCGGCCGGGTCACCAACACCGACTACGACGCGTTCCTCGGGCTGGTCTGGCTGGCGACCACCATCACCTTCAGCATCCGCCGCCCCGCCGGAGCCGTCCTCGCCGGCCTCGTCGCCGCGCTCGCCCCGCAGGCGTTCGAGAACATCCCGGACTCCACCCACTTCATGCAGATCCTCTTCGGGCTCGGCGCCATCGGTCTGGCCCGCGACCCCGACGGCGCGCTGGCCGCCATCGGCCGCGCCACCCAGCAACGCCGCCGCCGCCAGGCCGGCTCGGCAGCAGGTGCGACCTCGCCTGCCCCGGCGGCTCCCTCACCAGCGGTCGCCGTTCCTGTGGGCGACGTGCCCACGGCCGCCGGTGCCCTCGAAACGGCGGTGGAGCCCGTCCTGCGGGTCCGCGGGCTGCACGCCGGCTACAACGACATCGAGGTCCTGCACGGCGTCGACCTCGTGATCGGCCCGGGCGAGGCATTGGCCCTGCTGGGCAGCAACGGTGCCGGCAAGACCACGCTGTGCGCGGCGATCGGCGGCCTCGTCACCCCCACCGCGGGCATCATCGAGCTCGCCGGCGAGGACGTCACCGCGATCCCGGCGCAGCGCCGCCGGCGCGACGGCATCTACCTGGCGCCCGAGGGCCGCGGCATCTTCCCCGACCTCACCGTCGAGGAGAACCTGACGATCTGGCTGCGCGACCGGGACGAACGCGACCGCGCCTACGAGGCCTTCCCCTCGCTGGCCCGCCGCCGCGGGCAGGCCGCGGGTGCGCTTTCCGGCGGTGAGCAGCAGCAGCTCACGCTCGCCCCGGCGCTCGTCCGCCCGCCCCGCCTGCTCATCGCCGACGAGCCGTCGCTCGGCCTGGCGCCGCTGGTCACCGAGCAGATCTTCGCCGCGCTCGGCCAGCTGCAGCAGCAGGGAACGGCCCTGCTCATCGCCGAGGAGAAGACCCGCAACGCGCTGTCCGTCGCGGGGCACGCCGCCTTCCTCACCGTCGGCCACATCACCTGGGCCGGCCCGACCAGCGAGCTGGACACCGAGGCGCTGGCCACCGCCTACCTCGGCAACGCCACAGCCGGCGCCGCCCCGGCCGCCCCTGCCACAGCGGCGACCGCGGCCGTCCAGGTGGCTGAATGA
- a CDS encoding ABC transporter substrate-binding protein — MRTIRLVAAAATALAVIASAVGCSSDGTPQDGPTVAADTVKAGPPSGWSDGGYTVDAASLKCGQTASNPTRGVTDTEITIGGLAYLTSASGSSMAGTELGAQARFDRANAEGGVNGRKINYVGTLDDGNDPARNSAQAKALVDKNIFAAVPVMTSSANYLDTFCGETVPFFGWGFNLGFCQTSIGFGITGCQFPEGDVTSTTYGLMIQAMFGGDATGKTTALVGVDNDSARAGLKQLGEQIRSVGVKTVYEENPIPVAGITDTTAVVNALMTSNNGAPPDVVLYVADFNSVIKMTAAMTAAGYEGKNLNPVGYDPRLAGFKDLQKSYTIVQWQPGADTSVPAIKQLTEDFAKYAPDQAISLPAMAGYWAADMFIQAATKVGPELTVDKLLKVLNSDYSYYVEGAVPETRWPLNHNISAPCASIVQLNGDKYDITSKLSCGSLIKK; from the coding sequence ATGCGAACCATCCGATTAGTGGCGGCGGCAGCCACCGCGCTCGCGGTCATCGCGAGTGCCGTGGGGTGCTCGTCGGACGGCACACCGCAGGACGGCCCGACCGTCGCCGCCGACACGGTGAAGGCAGGCCCGCCGTCGGGCTGGAGTGACGGCGGCTACACGGTCGACGCGGCCAGCCTGAAGTGTGGCCAGACCGCCTCCAACCCCACCCGCGGCGTCACCGACACCGAGATCACCATCGGTGGCCTGGCCTATCTGACCAGCGCCAGCGGCAGCTCGATGGCCGGCACCGAGCTCGGCGCGCAGGCCCGGTTCGACCGGGCGAACGCCGAGGGCGGCGTCAACGGCCGCAAGATCAACTACGTGGGCACCCTGGATGACGGCAACGACCCGGCGCGCAACAGCGCCCAGGCCAAGGCGCTGGTCGACAAGAACATCTTCGCCGCGGTCCCGGTGATGACAAGCAGCGCGAACTATCTCGACACCTTCTGCGGCGAGACGGTTCCCTTCTTCGGCTGGGGCTTCAACCTCGGCTTCTGCCAGACATCGATCGGCTTCGGTATCACCGGCTGCCAGTTCCCCGAGGGCGACGTCACCTCGACGACGTACGGCCTGATGATCCAGGCCATGTTCGGCGGTGACGCCACCGGCAAGACGACCGCTCTCGTCGGTGTCGACAACGACTCGGCACGGGCGGGCCTCAAGCAGCTCGGCGAACAGATTCGCTCCGTCGGGGTGAAGACCGTCTACGAGGAGAACCCGATCCCCGTCGCGGGCATCACCGACACCACCGCGGTGGTCAACGCCCTGATGACGTCCAACAACGGCGCCCCGCCGGACGTCGTCCTCTACGTCGCCGACTTCAACTCGGTCATCAAGATGACCGCCGCGATGACGGCTGCCGGGTACGAGGGCAAGAACCTCAACCCGGTCGGTTACGACCCGCGCCTCGCCGGATTCAAGGACCTGCAGAAGTCCTACACGATCGTGCAGTGGCAGCCCGGGGCCGACACCAGCGTCCCGGCCATCAAGCAGCTCACCGAGGACTTCGCCAAGTACGCCCCGGACCAGGCCATCAGCCTGCCGGCGATGGCCGGGTACTGGGCGGCCGACATGTTCATCCAGGCAGCCACCAAGGTCGGCCCTGAGCTCACCGTCGACAAGCTCCTGAAGGTGCTCAACTCCGACTACTCCTACTACGTCGAGGGCGCCGTGCCCGAGACGCGGTGGCCGCTCAACCACAACATCTCGGCTCCCTGCGCCTCGATCGTCCAGCTCAACGGCGACAAGTACGACATCACCAGCAAGCTCTCCTGCGGTTCCCTGATCAAGAAGTAG